The DNA sequence GGAAATTGATCTTGCCAATGCAATGGTTAATAGAAGCAACAACTATACAAGTTTCTTTCCTAATTTTTCAGCCAGCCATCAATTTCAGGATGACAGCAGGATCAATATCGCTGTTAGCAAAAGAATCAACAGGCCGGCTTATTCGGGGCTGAATCCGGTAAGGTGGTACAATGATGAATATTTTTATTTTTACGGAAATCCCGACTTAGTTCCAGAGACGGCTAGGCTTTTCACAACCTCCTATGTACTTTCCAATAAATATATTTTTAATATGGAATACAGTAAAAGCAGCAATTACATATCCCGCAGACTTTCTTATGATCCCAATGGTGTAACAATTAGATCCCAGAGTGCTAATTTTAGGAATTATGACCGTTTTGATTTTAATACTGTAACGCCATTAAAAATTTCTGACAGTTGGGGTCTTCAGGTATTGACTGGTGTTAATTACATATTTTATCCCATATCTGAGGCAGATTATCAAAGCAATTTGCAGCAATGGGCCTGGAACTTATCCCTGCAGCAGCAGGTTAAATTCCTTGAACACTATTCAGCAGATATCTCCATCAAATATACTTCAAGCGAGCTTTACGGGGTGTATGTGACAGGTGATGTGTTTTTTATAGATTTTGGAGTAAAGCGTACTTTGATCAAAGGACTCGATGCTGTCATAGCGGTAAATGATGTATTTAACAGCTATCGCGAAATAGGATACTCAAATAGTCGTCTGACAAATTATTATTATAATGAGAAACCTGATTCGCGTCGCGTAAGCCTAACCTTACGATATAATTTTGGGGGAGAATTAGTCAATTCAGGTAAAAAGAAAACCGAAGAACAGCAAAGACTTTAGCTTCGTATGGAATTTAAATTACAGATGATTGCAGTTTGTTTAAAGTGTAAATACTTGTAAAAGAGCATAGTACAGACAAAGTAATGAGTTGTGTGTCGCTGATAGAGCAAATAATTTATTGATTATATTTGAAAACACTTATAAATATTAAAAAAATGGACAGAAGGAAGTTTTTTAAGAATGGCTCTTTATTTACAATTGGAGCAGTGATGATGAATCCTCTGGAGGGCTCTGCCAATGTTTTAGATTTAGAGGAAGTTAATAAAAACAAAAAAGCCAAAAATATTATACTGTTAGTCAGTGACGGAATGAGTACCGGAACATTGAATATGGCTGATTTGTTTTTGAGCAGAAAAAATGGCATTGGTTCCAATTGGTTACAGTTGTATAAAGACAACAAAGTTTCAAGAGCTTTAATGGATACGGCATCTGCGAGTTCCATAGTCACAGATTCATCTGCAGCCAGTTCATCCTGGGGAGGTGGTTTTAGGGTCAATAATGGTGTGCTGAATGTAAGTCCGACAGGAGAGCCTCATTTACCTATTTGGCAAAAATTTAAAAAAGGCGGAAAAATGGCGGGCTGTGTCACGACCGTTCCCATTACTCATGCCACTCCAGCCGGATTCTGCGTGAACAGCAAAAGTAGAAATGCTCAGGAAGATATAGCCCAGCAATATCTGGATCTTGGTTTTGATATTATGATGGGCGGAGGAGCAAATTATTTCAGTCCGGAACTGCGAAAAGATAAAAAAGACATGTATGCCGCTTTTAAAGCTAAAGGTTATCAGGTTGTAAAAACGAAATCTGAAATGGAAAGTGCATCCAATTCGGAGTCCGTTTTAGGTGTTTTTTCAGATGATGGCCTTCCATATTATGTAGATAGAAATAGTGATGAAAATTTAAAAAAGACTATTCCCAGTCTTGCTCAAATGACCCAAAAGGCAATCGACAGAATGAAGAATCATAAAAATGGTTTCGTTTTGCAGGTTGAAAGCGGAAAAGTGGACTGGGCAGCACACGCCAATGATATTGCAGGCTTGATTCACGATCAGATTGAATTTGATGAGGCTGTAAAAGCGGCTATAGATTTTGCTGAGAAAGACAAAGAAACTTTAGTTATTATCACAACAGATCATGGAAATGCAAATCCGGGAATTATTTATGGGAAATACGCCAACGATAACTTTGACAGTATTCAAAAATATACCCAGACCAATGAGTGGATATTGAACCAGATTAAGCATGATTCGACAGTTTCACAAGTAAAAGAAATTATCGAAAAAGCGAATGGACATTCGGTTGCTGACCAAGAGGCTAAAACCGTGTTAGGTTATTACGATGGATTACATAAAGAGGACGGCTTGTATAATTACAAAAAGCTGCCTTATAGAGCTTTTGCAGAAATGCAGGGAAAAATAAATTCTGTCGGATGGATCAGCATGGATCATTCCGCAGACTATGTTGAATTGGCCATGTTTGGACCTGGGAGCGAGCTTTTAAAGCCTTTTGTTAAAAATACCGATCTGCATTATTTAATGCTCCAAGCCGCCGAAGTTGAAAATAAATTTTAAGAGGATAAAATTAATCTGCGAGTGCTGAATTCTAGTCTTTATTTAGATTTTTTTTGTGTTATAAAGTATTATAAATAGATTTCTTTATAGAGTATTAATTTGAATATTGCATAAAAAATGGGGGATTCTAATTCCGGCTCTGTCGCATCTGCCATGTGAATCCGAAATAAATCAGGAATCCCAAAATTATGCAGCTAATTTACAGAATGATTTGAAGATACTTGTTCCTGGGTTAAGCATCTGATTTTTTCTCAACATGTGTACAACTTCAATTCCT is a window from the Flavobacterium cupriresistens genome containing:
- a CDS encoding outer membrane beta-barrel family protein; the encoded protein is MAGAGNLLSNVYSTYELTEPYHYDAYNFDYLFEIDSAGKKITADARYVSYRNYSDALMTADHYGAAGESLFTNVIRTHQPGSIKIKSVQADAELPFDEINLKTGFKFAEVCNDNNFHSEKLDQDQYIEIEDMTDHFQYSEKIIAGYISGSKSIAKISFDLGFRIEHTISEIDLANAMVNRSNNYTSFFPNFSASHQFQDDSRINIAVSKRINRPAYSGLNPVRWYNDEYFYFYGNPDLVPETARLFTTSYVLSNKYIFNMEYSKSSNYISRRLSYDPNGVTIRSQSANFRNYDRFDFNTVTPLKISDSWGLQVLTGVNYIFYPISEADYQSNLQQWAWNLSLQQQVKFLEHYSADISIKYTSSELYGVYVTGDVFFIDFGVKRTLIKGLDAVIAVNDVFNSYREIGYSNSRLTNYYYNEKPDSRRVSLTLRYNFGGELVNSGKKKTEEQQRL
- a CDS encoding alkaline phosphatase; translation: MDRRKFFKNGSLFTIGAVMMNPLEGSANVLDLEEVNKNKKAKNIILLVSDGMSTGTLNMADLFLSRKNGIGSNWLQLYKDNKVSRALMDTASASSIVTDSSAASSSWGGGFRVNNGVLNVSPTGEPHLPIWQKFKKGGKMAGCVTTVPITHATPAGFCVNSKSRNAQEDIAQQYLDLGFDIMMGGGANYFSPELRKDKKDMYAAFKAKGYQVVKTKSEMESASNSESVLGVFSDDGLPYYVDRNSDENLKKTIPSLAQMTQKAIDRMKNHKNGFVLQVESGKVDWAAHANDIAGLIHDQIEFDEAVKAAIDFAEKDKETLVIITTDHGNANPGIIYGKYANDNFDSIQKYTQTNEWILNQIKHDSTVSQVKEIIEKANGHSVADQEAKTVLGYYDGLHKEDGLYNYKKLPYRAFAEMQGKINSVGWISMDHSADYVELAMFGPGSELLKPFVKNTDLHYLMLQAAEVENKF